CGGGTGCTTGCGGCCACCAACCGGGACCTGGAGCAGGCGGTCAAGAACGGCGAGTATCGCGAGGATCTCTACTACCGCCTCAACGTTCTTCATCTGCACCTGCCTCCGCTGCGCCAGCGGATCGAGGACGTTCCCGAACTCTCACGCCACTTCGTAGAACGCACCTGCGAGACCTTTGGCACGCCGCCGAAGAGACTGACACCAGACGCCCTGCGGGTCCTGCAAGCCTACACCTGGCCGGGAAACGTACGGGAGCTGGAAAACGTAATCGAACGGACGGTCGCTCTCGAGCCGACTGAGATGATCTCGTCCGGCAGCCTTCCCGAGCACCTCCGAGGCGCGCCGGAGCGCACTGCCGTGGAACGGACCGGACTCCCGGAGGAGGGCCTCGATATTGAAGAGTACATGGACAACGTTCGCAGGTCTCTGATGCGCCAGGCGCTCGAAAGAACAGACGGACATCAGAAGAAGG
This portion of the Acidobacteriota bacterium genome encodes:
- a CDS encoding sigma 54-interacting transcriptional regulator, which encodes RVLAATNRDLEQAVKNGEYREDLYYRLNVLHLHLPPLRQRIEDVPELSRHFVERTCETFGTPPKRLTPDALRVLQAYTWPGNVRELENVIERTVALEPTEMISSGSLPEHLRGAPERTAVERTGLPEEGLDIEEYMDNVRRSLMRQALERTDGHQKKASELLRMSYRAFRYHAEKLGLVRDD